One genomic segment of Arthrobacter sp. JZ12 includes these proteins:
- a CDS encoding PDZ domain-containing protein, with protein sequence MSVSGLLAIGLGAAAVLLPAPYVVESPGPTFNTIGTVNEDPLISVEGRETYPTSGKLDLTTVFVAGGPGQQISIFDAFRAWADPAQTVTPRELVYPPETSQAEIEEQNAAAMTSSQEAAVAAALGHLDIPYEETLSVVGFAPESVSEGILREGDVLTEVDGDAVQSLQPLRDALNEAAGDAVDITVLRDGEEVVESAQPRKGDTGDYQLGIFLMSEFQFPFDVDIALNNVGGPSAGMMFALGIVDKLTEGELTGGRHFAGTGTIESSGTVGPIGGIRQKLVGARESGAEVFLAPADNCGEVVGHVPEGLQVVRVETLADAVSAVEALGAGNDDGAQLPSCEG encoded by the coding sequence ATGTCGGTCTCAGGGCTGCTCGCGATAGGACTCGGTGCTGCTGCCGTGCTACTGCCTGCGCCGTACGTCGTGGAATCCCCGGGCCCAACCTTCAACACAATCGGGACGGTGAATGAGGACCCGCTGATTTCGGTTGAAGGGCGCGAGACCTATCCCACCAGCGGGAAACTGGACCTGACCACGGTTTTCGTGGCGGGCGGACCGGGCCAGCAGATAAGCATCTTCGACGCATTCCGAGCGTGGGCGGATCCCGCGCAGACCGTCACCCCCCGCGAGCTGGTCTATCCACCTGAGACCTCCCAGGCGGAAATCGAAGAGCAGAACGCGGCCGCCATGACCTCCTCGCAGGAAGCAGCGGTTGCAGCCGCTCTCGGCCACCTTGACATACCGTACGAGGAAACCCTCTCGGTGGTTGGGTTTGCGCCGGAATCGGTGTCGGAGGGCATTCTTCGAGAAGGTGATGTGCTGACCGAAGTCGACGGAGATGCGGTCCAATCCCTGCAGCCCCTGCGGGATGCCCTGAATGAAGCCGCCGGAGATGCCGTCGACATCACGGTACTGCGGGACGGCGAGGAGGTCGTGGAGTCGGCGCAACCCCGGAAGGGGGACACCGGCGACTACCAGCTGGGCATCTTCCTGATGTCCGAGTTCCAGTTTCCCTTCGACGTCGATATCGCCCTGAACAACGTCGGTGGACCTTCAGCGGGAATGATGTTCGCCCTCGGAATTGTCGACAAGCTGACCGAGGGGGAACTTACCGGCGGGCGCCACTTCGCCGGCACCGGCACGATCGAGTCCTCCGGAACGGTCGGCCCGATCGGGGGTATCCGCCAAAAGCTGGTAGGGGCCCGCGAGTCCGGCGCTGAAGTGTTCCTTGCGCCGGCAGATAACTGCGGAGAGGTCGTCGGCCATGTTCCGGAGGGGCTTCAGGTAGTCCGCGTTGAGACCCTTGCTGACGCGGTCAGCGCGGTCGAGGCATTGGGCGCGGGAAATGACGACGGCGCCCAGCTACCGTCCTGCGAAGGCTGA
- the nudC gene encoding NAD(+) diphosphatase, producing the protein MTRGLGTQPVGATSLPPIGSLPLARGTADRGSTFRTAPDLFDRLWEQPETRVLHLAQQRTPIERNRLILSRATDVERPANPIYLGSTVEQDAEVPVGTHVILVEHQDIQTGIAPEKQWTGLRAAAAAMSAQESGLFVQALAISNWHAVHTHCPRCGHATELTDGGWVRRCPNDESLHYPRTDPAIIVAVTDEEDRILLGSSASWPENRYSTLAGFVEPGESLEAAVIREVEEESGVVVHSPEYVGSQPWPFPASLMLGFTARASHSRPVPDGVEIRDVRWFSREELFNGLMEERISVASGASIARALIEHWYGGPLDEMPSAGRP; encoded by the coding sequence ATGACCCGAGGACTCGGTACCCAGCCGGTCGGCGCCACCAGCCTTCCTCCCATCGGATCCCTGCCGCTGGCACGTGGAACCGCTGACCGCGGATCCACCTTCCGCACTGCTCCGGATCTTTTCGACCGTTTGTGGGAGCAGCCGGAGACACGTGTCCTGCACCTGGCGCAACAGAGAACGCCCATTGAGCGGAACCGGCTCATCCTGAGCAGGGCAACGGACGTGGAACGTCCGGCGAACCCTATCTACCTGGGAAGCACAGTGGAGCAGGACGCTGAGGTGCCGGTCGGAACCCACGTAATCCTGGTCGAGCACCAGGACATCCAGACCGGCATCGCTCCCGAGAAACAATGGACGGGATTGCGTGCGGCTGCTGCTGCCATGTCCGCCCAGGAGTCTGGGCTCTTCGTTCAGGCTCTGGCGATTTCCAACTGGCATGCGGTACATACCCACTGCCCGCGATGTGGTCACGCCACCGAGTTGACCGACGGCGGATGGGTCCGGCGCTGCCCGAATGATGAGAGCCTGCATTATCCGCGCACTGATCCGGCGATAATCGTGGCCGTCACCGATGAAGAAGACAGGATTCTGCTCGGTTCCTCTGCGTCGTGGCCGGAGAACCGCTATTCAACTCTTGCGGGGTTCGTGGAGCCCGGCGAGTCCCTGGAGGCCGCGGTGATCCGCGAGGTGGAAGAGGAATCAGGGGTAGTCGTGCACTCGCCGGAGTATGTCGGTTCCCAACCATGGCCCTTTCCCGCGTCGTTGATGCTCGGGTTCACTGCGCGGGCATCCCACAGTCGTCCCGTACCTGACGGCGTGGAAATCAGGGACGTGCGTTGGTTCAGCAGGGAGGAGCTGTTCAACGGACTCATGGAGGAACGGATCTCGGTGGCTTCCGGCGCCTCGATTGCGCGCGCGTTGATCGAACACTGGTACGGGGGGCCGCTGGATGAGATGCCGTCGGCCGGTAGGCCGTAG
- a CDS encoding UPF0182 family protein, protein MTSGQDRPFSNRPSQPYSSPNRRRGPLVPTLVVLGLLVVGFVYFSQVYADVLWYNQLGFLEVFVTENLSRIGLFLLAFLVMAVCVYFSMRIAYRSRPIYAPDSSIQDNLNRYQTQLEPIRRLLMIGIPLVLGAFAGTAAASQWERMLLFFNAQPFGEPDPQFQLDIGFYVFTLPFLGFLVGFLVSVVVISGIAGILTHYLYGGVRIEEKGLFTSRAARTHIAVLAALFLILQGVNYWLDRYATVTGSSGKWAGALYTDVNAVIPTKAILAAAAIIVAVLFLISVAIGRWRLPVIGTAMLIITAILAGGIYPWVIQRFQVVPSEFSREEPFIERNMNMTRAAYGLDQVQVSNYGVEEVPQEGALNEDGETTANIRLLDPNLVSDAFSQLQQFRQYYQFPEILNVDRYEIDGEIEDTVIAVRELNTAGVPDGWINEHVYYTHGYGVVAAAGSTVEPDGRPSFIQSGIPSTGLLGDESTFEPRIYFGEESPEYSIVGAPEGATPLEIDRPQTEESDQEARSTFEGDGGPGVGNFFNRLVYALKFQSTDLLLSDQVNGESQILYDRDPVERVEKVAPYLTLDSNAYPAIVDGRVKWIIDGYTTTADYPYSTQQELQSATVDSLTAEGVATALPAEQVNYIRNAVKATVDAYDGSVNLYAWDDQDPILKAWQNVYPTSLQPYSEMSADLMAHVRYPEDLFKVQRELLARYHVTQTQPFYSNNEAWAVPVDPTLEEGEQEVKQPPFYLSLQMPEQESASFSLTTPFIPFVPEGQEPRNILYGFLAADGDAGTGEDGVKAETYGTLRLLDSSGQDSAVGPGQAANLFNSDTEVSQQLNLLRQGASEVISGNLLTLPIGGGVAYVQPVFVQSSGDSSFPVLRRVLVSFGEQVGFAPTLAEALDQVFQGDSGAETGDSENVGETPDDPAAPPAGEEPTGEATAEPTQEPTAPADPGTGDPAADLRAALQDANTAIQEGEAALAEGDFAAYGEAQERLNQALQRALDAETRLSEAGE, encoded by the coding sequence GTGACATCCGGACAAGACCGGCCTTTCAGCAACCGGCCGAGCCAACCGTATTCCTCCCCGAACAGGCGGCGCGGGCCGCTGGTTCCAACGCTGGTAGTCCTGGGACTGCTTGTAGTTGGGTTCGTCTACTTCTCGCAGGTCTACGCAGACGTCCTCTGGTACAACCAGCTCGGGTTCCTGGAGGTGTTCGTCACCGAGAACCTTTCCCGGATCGGCCTCTTCCTGCTTGCCTTCCTGGTGATGGCGGTATGCGTCTACTTCAGCATGCGCATCGCGTACCGGTCCCGTCCTATCTACGCGCCGGACAGCAGCATCCAGGACAACCTCAACCGCTACCAGACGCAGCTGGAGCCCATCCGCCGCCTCCTCATGATCGGCATACCGCTGGTCCTGGGCGCCTTCGCCGGCACTGCAGCAGCCTCGCAATGGGAACGGATGCTCCTTTTCTTCAACGCACAGCCCTTTGGCGAACCAGACCCCCAGTTCCAGCTGGATATCGGTTTCTACGTCTTCACACTGCCGTTCCTTGGTTTCCTCGTCGGGTTCCTGGTCAGCGTGGTCGTGATCAGCGGTATCGCCGGCATCCTCACCCACTACCTCTACGGCGGCGTCCGGATTGAGGAGAAGGGGCTGTTCACCAGCAGGGCCGCGAGGACGCACATTGCCGTCCTCGCCGCACTCTTCCTCATCCTGCAGGGTGTCAACTACTGGCTCGACCGATACGCCACCGTGACCGGCAGCAGCGGTAAATGGGCCGGCGCGCTCTATACGGACGTGAATGCTGTCATCCCAACCAAGGCAATCCTGGCGGCCGCTGCCATTATCGTCGCCGTCCTCTTCCTCATCTCGGTGGCTATCGGCCGCTGGCGGCTTCCCGTCATCGGAACCGCGATGCTCATCATCACCGCCATCCTGGCGGGAGGAATCTATCCATGGGTCATCCAGAGGTTCCAGGTGGTTCCGTCCGAGTTCAGCCGCGAGGAACCGTTTATCGAGCGCAACATGAACATGACGCGCGCTGCCTATGGGCTGGACCAGGTGCAGGTGAGCAACTACGGCGTCGAAGAAGTGCCCCAGGAGGGCGCGCTGAACGAGGACGGCGAAACAACTGCGAATATCCGCCTGCTGGATCCGAACCTCGTCAGTGATGCGTTCAGCCAGCTCCAGCAGTTCCGGCAGTACTACCAATTCCCCGAGATCCTCAACGTCGACCGGTACGAGATCGACGGCGAGATCGAGGACACCGTGATCGCGGTTCGCGAACTCAACACTGCGGGTGTGCCCGACGGCTGGATCAACGAGCACGTGTATTACACCCACGGCTATGGCGTGGTTGCGGCGGCAGGTTCGACCGTCGAGCCGGACGGGCGCCCATCATTCATCCAGTCCGGCATCCCGTCCACGGGTCTGCTGGGAGATGAGAGCACGTTCGAACCCCGCATCTACTTTGGGGAGGAGTCTCCGGAGTACTCCATCGTGGGTGCCCCTGAGGGAGCAACCCCGCTGGAGATCGACCGGCCGCAGACCGAGGAGTCGGATCAGGAGGCGCGCAGCACCTTCGAAGGCGATGGCGGGCCGGGTGTCGGGAACTTCTTCAATCGTCTTGTGTACGCACTTAAGTTCCAGTCGACGGATCTGTTGCTCTCCGACCAGGTGAACGGCGAGTCGCAGATCCTCTACGACCGGGATCCCGTGGAACGGGTCGAGAAGGTCGCGCCCTACCTGACCCTGGACAGCAACGCCTATCCGGCCATCGTAGACGGACGCGTGAAGTGGATCATCGACGGCTACACCACCACGGCCGACTACCCGTATTCCACGCAGCAGGAGCTTCAGTCCGCCACGGTCGACTCGCTGACGGCGGAAGGGGTGGCCACCGCCCTCCCTGCTGAACAGGTCAACTACATCCGCAACGCAGTCAAGGCAACAGTCGATGCCTACGACGGCTCAGTGAACCTTTATGCCTGGGATGACCAGGATCCGATCCTGAAGGCCTGGCAGAACGTGTACCCTACGTCGCTTCAGCCGTACAGCGAGATGTCAGCCGACCTGATGGCCCACGTGAGGTATCCGGAGGATCTCTTCAAGGTTCAGCGCGAACTCCTCGCCCGCTACCACGTCACCCAGACCCAGCCGTTCTACAGCAACAACGAGGCGTGGGCCGTTCCGGTCGACCCGACTCTGGAAGAGGGCGAGCAGGAGGTCAAGCAACCGCCGTTCTACCTCTCGCTTCAAATGCCTGAGCAGGAATCGGCAAGCTTCTCCCTGACGACGCCGTTCATCCCGTTTGTGCCTGAGGGGCAGGAACCGCGCAACATCCTCTACGGCTTCCTTGCTGCCGACGGTGATGCAGGAACGGGCGAGGACGGCGTAAAGGCAGAAACCTATGGCACGCTGCGGCTGCTGGACTCCTCGGGGCAGGACTCTGCAGTCGGTCCCGGACAGGCAGCCAACCTCTTCAACTCGGATACCGAGGTTTCCCAGCAGCTAAACCTGCTGCGGCAAGGTGCTTCCGAAGTGATCAGCGGCAACCTGCTCACCCTGCCGATCGGCGGCGGCGTAGCCTATGTCCAGCCCGTTTTCGTTCAGTCTTCGGGTGACTCGTCCTTCCCGGTGCTGCGTCGTGTGCTTGTGAGCTTCGGGGAACAGGTTGGATTTGCGCCCACGCTTGCCGAGGCGCTGGACCAGGTCTTCCAGGGTGACTCGGGCGCCGAGACCGGTGACAGCGAGAATGTGGGTGAAACACCGGACGATCCGGCAGCGCCACCTGCGGGTGAAGAGCCAACCGGCGAAGCGACAGCCGAACCTACCCAGGAGCCCACGGCGCCGGCTGATCCGGGTACCGGGGATCCGGCAGCGGATCTCCGTGCGGCGCTTCAGGATGCGAACACTGCGATCCAGGAGGGAGAGGCCGCACTCGCTGAGGGAGACTTCGCTGCTTACGGCGAAGCCCAGGAGCGGCTCAACCAGGCCCTGCAGCGTGCTCTCGACGCTGAAACCCGGCTCTCGGAAGCCGGAGAGTAG
- a CDS encoding macrolide 2'-phosphotransferase: protein MKRSPMELAALASAAVPGLSPTGVCGAPDDPADFESALLIDDAGKQWRVRAPRHAEASMRLETELQVLRAFTPAVRAELPFLVPHVAGTVRQGELRTFVYSHIEGATRSLEELASGGPALATEVGRAIAAVHELPRAIVSSADLPSYEANEVRQRRLNELDQAATTGRIPSDLLLRWEHALEDVSLWRFNPTVVHGDLHEDNLLVAAGRVSAVAGWTDLSVGDPADDFAWLAAAPDAQFADRVHAAYLEARSDASDGHLLRRASLAAEFALAQWMVRGLALNDETMVSEAEEMMASLSADLAAEEASSPDAADDGDDHHAGNATADNGDTARRGRSTDNSDGHNGREADRSWSHHESLETSALPVVRLS, encoded by the coding sequence GTGAAACGCTCACCCATGGAACTCGCCGCCCTCGCCAGCGCGGCCGTGCCCGGTCTTTCCCCGACCGGCGTGTGCGGTGCACCGGATGATCCGGCTGACTTCGAGTCGGCGCTGTTGATTGACGACGCCGGCAAGCAGTGGCGCGTGCGTGCCCCGCGGCACGCTGAGGCCAGCATGCGCCTGGAAACGGAACTTCAGGTACTGCGCGCGTTCACTCCCGCTGTGCGGGCTGAACTGCCATTCCTGGTTCCGCACGTCGCCGGGACGGTGCGCCAGGGCGAGCTGCGGACGTTCGTCTACTCACACATCGAGGGCGCTACCCGGTCGCTTGAGGAACTGGCATCCGGAGGCCCGGCTCTGGCAACTGAAGTGGGTCGGGCCATCGCTGCCGTCCATGAATTGCCGAGAGCCATAGTGAGCAGTGCGGACCTCCCTTCGTATGAAGCGAATGAAGTACGTCAGCGCCGTCTCAATGAGCTGGACCAGGCTGCGACCACGGGCCGGATTCCCTCCGACCTGCTGCTCCGTTGGGAGCATGCGTTGGAGGACGTCTCGCTGTGGCGATTCAACCCGACGGTGGTGCACGGCGACCTCCACGAGGACAACCTTTTGGTCGCTGCCGGCAGGGTATCTGCCGTCGCCGGGTGGACGGATCTTTCAGTTGGAGATCCGGCCGATGACTTTGCCTGGCTGGCCGCAGCCCCGGATGCGCAATTCGCCGACCGCGTGCACGCTGCTTACCTCGAGGCGCGTTCCGACGCTTCGGACGGTCACCTGCTGCGCCGGGCGTCACTTGCCGCAGAATTTGCTCTTGCGCAGTGGATGGTCCGGGGGCTGGCACTGAATGACGAGACCATGGTGTCCGAAGCGGAAGAGATGATGGCATCGCTGTCAGCGGACCTGGCCGCCGAGGAGGCATCCTCGCCCGATGCCGCTGACGATGGCGATGATCACCACGCCGGCAATGCGACTGCCGACAACGGCGACACTGCACGCCGCGGAAGGTCGACGGACAATAGCGACGGGCACAACGGCAGGGAAGCTGACCGCTCGTGGTCGCATCACGAGAGCCTCGAAACGTCGGCGCTTCCGGTGGTGCGCCTTTCCTGA
- a CDS encoding zinc-dependent metalloprotease yields the protein MSSNPSNDDDAPKDPFSEMLERLMGGNMQGMDPQELARAAGLPSDPQAMAMMMQQVQAMFSAAQSEGPVNWKLAHDQARRAAATGGDPSVSSREQREVDDALRLAEMWLDPVTDFPSTALLGRAWSRAEWVEATMDTWKRLTEPVATSIATALSNALTEQMPEEMKTMMGPASSMLQNMGGAMFGMQLGQAVGALSRDVVSSTDIGIPLAEHSMALLPANVAAFGEGLDLSDHDVRLFLATREAAHVRLFTHVPWLTAHLLGAVESYARGIHIDMSKIEDVARDIDPSNPESVQAALSQGVFMPQRTPAQETALARLETTLALIEGWVDEVTAAATANLESSAALREMVRRRRATGGPAENAFASLVGLELRPRRLRDAAALWKQLQEERGVAGRDAVWHHPDLLPTPEDLDDPAGFSARRQLAESEGADVDAALEKLLSGGFESPGDEAAEESGQDSGEKDNNGPDGDDDAPRR from the coding sequence ATGAGTTCAAACCCGTCGAATGACGATGATGCTCCCAAGGATCCTTTCTCGGAAATGCTTGAGCGCCTCATGGGCGGCAACATGCAGGGAATGGACCCGCAGGAACTAGCCCGGGCGGCCGGTCTGCCTAGCGATCCGCAGGCGATGGCCATGATGATGCAGCAAGTCCAGGCGATGTTCTCCGCCGCCCAGTCCGAGGGGCCCGTGAATTGGAAGCTTGCCCACGATCAGGCGCGGCGTGCCGCCGCGACGGGGGGTGATCCGTCTGTTTCCTCCCGGGAGCAGCGTGAAGTCGACGACGCGCTGCGGCTCGCAGAGATGTGGCTCGACCCTGTAACGGACTTCCCCTCGACCGCGCTCCTCGGGCGTGCGTGGTCCCGCGCCGAGTGGGTCGAGGCCACTATGGACACGTGGAAGCGTCTGACGGAACCGGTTGCAACCAGCATCGCAACCGCTCTTTCCAACGCACTTACAGAGCAGATGCCCGAAGAGATGAAGACGATGATGGGCCCTGCATCCTCCATGCTGCAGAACATGGGAGGCGCCATGTTCGGAATGCAGCTCGGACAGGCAGTCGGTGCGCTTTCCCGCGACGTCGTCAGTTCCACGGACATCGGAATCCCGCTGGCCGAGCACAGCATGGCCCTGCTGCCGGCGAATGTCGCGGCGTTCGGGGAAGGTCTTGACCTGTCGGATCACGATGTCCGGCTTTTCCTCGCCACACGCGAAGCGGCGCACGTCCGTCTCTTCACGCACGTTCCCTGGCTCACCGCCCACCTGCTCGGAGCAGTCGAAAGTTATGCCCGCGGAATCCATATCGACATGTCCAAGATCGAGGACGTAGCCCGGGACATCGACCCGTCCAACCCAGAATCGGTGCAGGCCGCGCTGTCGCAGGGCGTCTTCATGCCGCAGCGGACTCCCGCACAGGAGACGGCACTTGCTCGGCTGGAGACCACACTGGCCCTCATCGAAGGCTGGGTCGACGAGGTGACGGCGGCAGCTACTGCAAACCTCGAGTCCTCGGCGGCCCTGCGCGAGATGGTGCGCCGGCGACGTGCCACGGGCGGACCCGCCGAGAACGCTTTCGCTTCCCTTGTAGGCCTTGAACTGCGGCCCCGCCGCCTGCGGGACGCAGCTGCCCTGTGGAAGCAGCTGCAGGAGGAACGTGGAGTGGCCGGGCGGGATGCCGTATGGCATCACCCCGATCTGCTTCCCACCCCGGAGGATCTTGATGATCCGGCCGGCTTCAGCGCCCGCCGGCAGCTCGCCGAATCCGAGGGTGCCGACGTCGACGCAGCCCTTGAGAAGCTGCTCTCGGGCGGATTCGAATCACCCGGGGACGAGGCTGCCGAAGAAAGCGGCCAGGATAGCGGTGAGAAGGACAATAACGGCCCTGACGGGGACGACGACGCCCCTCGCCGGTAG
- a CDS encoding M48 family metallopeptidase, whose amino-acid sequence MALSTEQSAVSYPVEVRRSARRRRTVSVDLRDGVAVVSIPASFSAAQEKHWVERMVAKLHAKSRVPGQTESELAGRATDLSARFLQGEGAPHSIRWVTNQNSRWGSATPATRSIRLSQKLQGMPDWVVDYVILHEMAHLIEPSHNRRFWSLLESYPHTETAKAFLQGAAYASDHGLSGR is encoded by the coding sequence GTGGCTCTGAGCACGGAACAGTCGGCCGTCTCCTATCCCGTGGAAGTGCGGCGTTCGGCGCGGCGGCGCAGGACCGTCAGCGTGGACCTGCGGGACGGAGTGGCAGTGGTCTCCATCCCGGCTTCCTTCTCCGCCGCGCAGGAGAAACACTGGGTGGAGCGCATGGTCGCTAAGCTTCACGCAAAGTCCCGCGTGCCAGGACAAACGGAATCCGAATTGGCTGGTCGGGCCACCGACCTTTCAGCGCGGTTCCTGCAAGGGGAAGGCGCTCCGCACAGCATTCGGTGGGTTACCAACCAAAACTCCCGTTGGGGCTCAGCTACACCGGCAACGCGTTCCATCCGTCTCTCCCAGAAACTTCAGGGAATGCCCGACTGGGTTGTCGACTATGTCATCCTTCACGAGATGGCCCATCTGATTGAGCCCTCACACAACAGGCGCTTCTGGTCGCTCCTTGAGAGCTACCCGCACACGGAAACGGCCAAGGCATTCCTGCAGGGCGCAGCGTACGCGTCGGACCATGGCCTAAGCGGAAGGTAG
- a CDS encoding ATP-dependent DNA helicase UvrD2 — MEDSVEERILAGLDDEQRAVATQLTGPLCVLAGAGTGKTRAITHRIAYGVHTGVYKPQQVLAVTFTARAAAEMRTRLRDLGAQGVQARTFHAAALRQLQYFWPQAVGGSLPGLVDHKAQLLAEASRRLRLSTDRASIRDLAAEIEWAKVSMLTSDTYVEAAAGRSEPAGMDATTVARLFAAYEDLKVDRNVIDFEDVLLITVGILQEDEKVAATVRAQYRHFVVDEYQDVSPLQQRLLDLWLGERDELCVVGDASQTIYSFTGATSSHLLQFTGRYRNAKVVKLIRDYRSTPQVVQLANSLLAARTAESERRGTRDSWPTPLQLVAQRPPGPSPTFTECSDDEAEAADVARKITELLNNGVPASEIAVLYRTNGQSEAYEQALASAGIGYQLRGAERFFARREVRDSLLQLRAAARTAGNDDVPQQVRDVLSSLGYTREAPQSSGAVREKWESLAALVSLADELSEARADQGFTLQAFVAELEERAAAQHAPTVQGVTLASLHSAKGLEWDAVFLVGLSEGLMPISFADTPEGVDEERRLLYVGITRARKYLALSWSTSRTPGGRASRKPSRFLDGLRPDSGAARSYRQPTMRRERKLSAPAHCRTCGKVLASGAERKMGRCADCPANYSEETFEALRAWRLQAARETDVPAFVVFTDATLVAIAEARPNSLEKLAELAGVGPAKLDRYGESVLSVLAQTN, encoded by the coding sequence GTGGAGGATTCTGTGGAGGAACGGATCCTTGCGGGTCTGGATGATGAGCAGCGGGCAGTTGCCACGCAGTTGACGGGACCGCTGTGTGTCCTGGCCGGCGCGGGTACCGGCAAGACCCGCGCCATCACGCATCGGATCGCCTACGGGGTGCATACCGGTGTCTACAAGCCGCAGCAGGTCCTGGCGGTGACCTTCACGGCACGGGCCGCGGCGGAAATGCGGACCCGTCTTCGCGATCTCGGCGCGCAGGGCGTGCAGGCCCGGACCTTCCATGCCGCCGCCCTCAGGCAGCTGCAGTACTTTTGGCCCCAGGCTGTCGGAGGTTCGCTGCCCGGGCTGGTTGACCATAAGGCCCAGCTCCTCGCCGAGGCATCACGGCGGTTGCGGCTGAGTACCGACAGGGCTTCCATCCGGGACCTCGCTGCCGAGATTGAGTGGGCGAAGGTCTCGATGTTGACCTCTGACACCTACGTTGAGGCGGCTGCCGGGCGTTCGGAGCCGGCCGGAATGGATGCCACAACCGTGGCGCGGCTGTTCGCGGCCTACGAAGACCTCAAGGTCGACCGCAACGTGATCGACTTCGAGGATGTCCTGCTCATCACGGTGGGGATCCTTCAGGAGGATGAGAAGGTCGCGGCCACTGTCCGGGCCCAGTACCGGCATTTCGTGGTGGACGAGTACCAGGACGTGTCGCCGCTGCAGCAGCGGCTGCTGGATCTCTGGTTGGGGGAGAGGGATGAACTCTGCGTTGTCGGTGACGCAAGCCAGACGATCTATTCCTTCACTGGCGCAACCAGCTCGCACCTTCTTCAGTTCACCGGCCGGTACCGTAACGCGAAAGTCGTGAAGCTAATTCGGGATTACCGATCCACGCCCCAGGTGGTCCAGCTCGCGAACTCCCTGCTCGCGGCACGCACGGCAGAATCAGAGCGGCGCGGCACCCGGGACTCCTGGCCCACCCCGTTGCAGCTGGTTGCCCAGCGTCCTCCGGGGCCATCGCCCACTTTCACGGAGTGCAGCGACGACGAAGCGGAGGCAGCGGATGTGGCGCGCAAAATTACCGAGCTCCTGAACAACGGTGTCCCGGCCAGCGAGATCGCTGTGCTGTATCGCACGAACGGGCAGTCGGAGGCGTACGAGCAGGCCCTTGCCTCAGCAGGAATCGGTTACCAGCTCCGGGGAGCGGAGCGTTTCTTCGCCCGCCGCGAGGTGCGTGACAGCCTGCTGCAGCTTCGTGCCGCCGCACGCACGGCAGGTAACGACGACGTTCCCCAGCAGGTGCGCGATGTCCTGTCATCGCTCGGCTATACCCGCGAGGCTCCTCAGAGCTCGGGAGCCGTGCGGGAGAAATGGGAGTCACTTGCCGCCCTCGTATCGCTGGCTGACGAGCTTTCTGAAGCACGGGCGGATCAGGGTTTCACCCTGCAGGCGTTCGTCGCCGAACTGGAGGAGCGGGCAGCGGCGCAGCATGCGCCTACCGTCCAGGGCGTAACCCTCGCCTCACTGCATTCGGCGAAGGGACTCGAATGGGATGCCGTGTTCCTGGTGGGCCTGAGCGAAGGCCTTATGCCTATCTCCTTCGCTGACACGCCGGAGGGGGTGGACGAGGAACGCAGGCTGCTGTACGTCGGCATCACCCGCGCCCGGAAGTACCTGGCACTGTCCTGGTCCACCTCCCGTACACCGGGTGGTCGTGCCTCGCGCAAGCCCTCCCGATTCCTGGACGGACTCCGGCCCGATTCCGGAGCGGCGCGTTCCTACCGGCAGCCGACAATGCGGCGCGAGCGGAAACTATCGGCGCCCGCACACTGCAGGACATGCGGCAAGGTCCTTGCATCCGGGGCAGAACGCAAGATGGGGCGCTGTGCGGACTGTCCGGCCAACTACAGCGAGGAGACGTTCGAGGCCTTGAGGGCCTGGCGGCTGCAGGCGGCACGCGAGACCGACGTGCCCGCGTTCGTGGTATTCACCGACGCAACCCTCGTAGCCATTGCGGAGGCGCGGCCGAATTCCCTGGAAAAGCTTGCGGAGCTCGCCGGCGTCGGACCCGCCAAGCTTGACCGGTACGGGGAGTCGGTGCTCTCCGTACTCGCCCAGACCAATTAG